AAATAACGTTGATGCGCTTATTCGCAAAGAAGATCTTGGAAGCGTTGATAGTGACACGCTTAAAATTGGAGATGAGATAGAGGCTGCTATAGCGTTTATAGATGAGAAGAAAAATAGAATTCGCTTAAGCATTCGTCGTCTTGCTAAACAAAAAGAGCGCGAAGTATTAAATGAAATCAATGATGATAACAAGATAACTCTTGGCGACATTATCAAGGAACAATTACAGTAGTGTAAATGGGTAGAAATGCTCTTTTTGGCGTAGTGATTTTTTTATTGCTGATACTCGGAGTTTGCGGGTTCTTTTTATGGCGATACGCAAATTTAAATTTGGCGGAGACTCCGACTCAGCATTTTGGTCAAGAAGATGTGTCTACCCAAGTTCAAACACAAAATAATAGCGGTTGGATGGGTGAGCTTGCTTCCATCGATAAAAAAGACTATGCTTTATCGGCTAATGAAATTTTTATCGAATACAATAAGCCAAAGGTTCAAAAAAGTCAAATTACCGCATATGAACTTATAATCGATAAAAATGATATCTACTCGATATTTTGTCTAATGCAGACACTAAAAAATACTTTTGTTGATTTTACGGTCATAAAAGATGGTGTTAAAAGCCAAATTTTTTTAAATACCCAGGACTCAAAGTTGCTTCAAAATATTATATTGGAACTTAAAAACTACGACATTCATTCAAGTGTAAGAGAGGTTAAGCTATGAAGACTATTATCGTTTGTGATGCTATACATCCAGTTGGTTTTGAACTTTTAAACAAGGAAGAAAACCTAAAAATCATTGATGCTGTCAATGTGCCAAAAGATAAACTTTTAGAGATATTGCCAGAGGCTGATGTTGCTATAACTAGAAGCTCTACTGAGATAAATGAGTCCTTTTTAAATGCAGGTAAAAAACTTAAAGCTATCGTTCGTGCGGGTGTTGGTGTAGACAACGTAGACATAGATGGCTGCTCTCGTCGCGGTATAATAGCGATGAATGTCCCGACAGCTAACACTATTGCGGCAGTTGAGCTTACTATGGCACACATGCTGGCAGCTGCTAGAAATTTCCCGTATGCTCACAATGATTTAAAGATAGATAGAATTTGGAAGCGTGAGAAATGGTATGGCGTAGAACTTTTTAACAAAACACTTGGTGTTATAGGCTTTGGAAATATTGGTTCTCGTGTTGCGGTTCGTGCAAAGGCATTTGGTATGAATATCATTGTATACGATCCATATATCGACCCGACAAAAGTCGTTGATATGGGAGGTGTATACACTAGAAATTTCGATGACATTTTGGCTTGCGATTTTATAACTATACATACACCAAAAAATAGTGAAACAACAAACATAATCGGTAAAGATGAAATAGCTAAAATGAAAGACGGCGTGCGCCTAATAAACTGCGCGCGCGGTGGACTCTATAATGAAGAAGCGCTTGCAGAGGGTTTAAAAAGTGGCAAGATAGCTTTTGCTGGCATTGACGTATTTACAAAAGAGCCCGCAACTTCTCATCCTCTTTTAGACTTACCAAATGTTAGCGTTACTCCGCACCTTGGAGCAAATACGCTTGAGTCACAAAGAAATATCGCAGTAGAAGCAGTAGAGCAAGCTATTAGTGCGGCAAGAGGTATTAGCTATCCTAATGCCTTAAATTTACCGATCAAGACAGACGATCTACCGCCGTTTGTTGAGCCTTATATCGAGCTAACAAGCAAGATGGCCTTCTTAGCTGCCCAGCTAAACAAAAAAGCGATAAAAGCTATTCGCATAGAAACTCACGGCGCTATTAGCAACTATGCAAACTCAATGCTTACATTTGCGATAGTTGGAGCACTTAAAGAGAGTTTGGGAGATGCGATTAATTATGTAAACGCTAAATTTTTATGTGATGAAAAAGGTATAGCAACTGAAGCTACAGTTGGCGGCGATAGTATATTTAAAAACAAAATTACCGTTCGCATCACAACAGAAAATGATGTTGTGAGTGTTGGCGGA
This is a stretch of genomic DNA from Campylobacter sp. RM6914. It encodes these proteins:
- the serA gene encoding phosphoglycerate dehydrogenase — encoded protein: MKTIIVCDAIHPVGFELLNKEENLKIIDAVNVPKDKLLEILPEADVAITRSSTEINESFLNAGKKLKAIVRAGVGVDNVDIDGCSRRGIIAMNVPTANTIAAVELTMAHMLAAARNFPYAHNDLKIDRIWKREKWYGVELFNKTLGVIGFGNIGSRVAVRAKAFGMNIIVYDPYIDPTKVVDMGGVYTRNFDDILACDFITIHTPKNSETTNIIGKDEIAKMKDGVRLINCARGGLYNEEALAEGLKSGKIAFAGIDVFTKEPATSHPLLDLPNVSVTPHLGANTLESQRNIAVEAVEQAISAARGISYPNALNLPIKTDDLPPFVEPYIELTSKMAFLAAQLNKKAIKAIRIETHGAISNYANSMLTFAIVGALKESLGDAINYVNAKFLCDEKGIATEATVGGDSIFKNKITVRITTENDVVSVGGTVFGENQQRIVTVNGFKTDFKPKGKMIVFKNNDVPGVIAQISTILASEKINIADFRLGRDEHGMALAVILVDENISKETLAKLNALETCVWAQYAVI